One Pleurocapsa sp. PCC 7327 DNA segment encodes these proteins:
- a CDS encoding MinD/ParA family protein: MSKVVSVHSFRGGTGKSNVTANIATIIAGSGRRVGIVDTDIQSPGIHVLFGLEEEKINYTLNDYLWGRCAVEQAAYDVTPNLKVKQPLFGRKGSIYLIPSSIKTGEISRILREGYDARRLNDGLQDLMCRLKLDYLLIDTHPGINEETLLSIIISNVLVVILRPDRQDYQGTAVAVDVARKLEVPKMLLVVNKALPALDFGALRQEMQKTYNTKVAGILPVCEEMFHLGSSDIFCLRYPDHFWSREIKAIAKHVVG, encoded by the coding sequence ATGTCTAAAGTCGTGTCCGTCCATTCGTTCCGTGGTGGAACTGGCAAATCAAATGTCACCGCCAACATTGCAACTATCATCGCTGGATCTGGGCGGCGGGTTGGCATTGTTGATACCGACATCCAATCGCCTGGAATCCACGTCCTTTTCGGTCTCGAAGAAGAAAAAATTAATTATACTCTCAATGATTATTTATGGGGGCGTTGTGCTGTCGAGCAAGCTGCTTATGACGTTACCCCCAATCTGAAAGTCAAGCAACCGCTTTTTGGCAGAAAGGGCAGTATTTATTTGATTCCTTCTAGCATCAAAACTGGCGAAATTTCTCGAATTTTGCGCGAAGGATACGACGCTCGTCGGCTTAATGATGGCTTGCAAGACCTGATGTGCCGTTTGAAGCTAGACTATTTATTAATTGACACTCACCCTGGGATTAACGAAGAAACTCTGCTGTCAATTATCATTTCTAATGTTTTAGTCGTCATCCTGCGTCCGGATCGCCAGGACTATCAAGGAACTGCTGTGGCTGTAGATGTTGCCCGCAAGTTAGAGGTTCCCAAAATGCTGCTGGTGGTCAATAAAGCATTGCCAGCTTTGGATTTTGGAGCTTTGCGGCAAGAAATGCAGAAGACCTACAATACAAAAGTCGCTGGCATCCTGCCCGTTTGCGAAGAGATGTTTCATCTGGGGAGCAGCGACATCTTCTGCTTGCGCTATCCAGACCATTTCTGGTCACGAGAAATCAAGGCGATTGCAAAACATGTTGTCGGTTAA
- a CDS encoding phosphate/phosphite/phosphonate ABC transporter substrate-binding protein has protein sequence MFFQSLANVIDDLAYQQSISRRLFLVQMLLLTACGAKTTQTQIEELVIGVISYEQGKQILNRFDRFNRYLGEKMRARIEIEPAFNETLALDRIEARDWSLVFAPPGVAASAIAYHQYTPLFPLQDDRNLRSIFVVRQDNPVRDLKALNGQTIVLGKQGSATGYYFPLYNLYGLTLAEIMFAPTPKTVLEWVAQGKATAGAISEQEFNLYSSQLDSVQLRVLFTDPRNVPSGSVLIAPTIERNREGYIRQVMSDAPTALAQEVGYLADRSLPDYQYMISVVKRVRAIATHVREKPARLIASEPS, from the coding sequence ATGTTCTTTCAATCTCTTGCCAACGTTATTGACGATCTCGCTTATCAGCAGTCGATCTCCCGTCGTCTTTTTCTTGTGCAAATGCTATTGTTAACTGCTTGTGGAGCCAAAACAACGCAGACTCAAATAGAGGAATTAGTCATTGGCGTTATTAGCTACGAGCAGGGAAAACAAATACTCAATCGCTTCGATCGCTTCAATCGCTATTTAGGCGAAAAAATGAGAGCGCGGATCGAGATAGAACCCGCTTTCAATGAAACTTTAGCTCTCGATCGCATCGAGGCAAGGGATTGGTCGTTAGTTTTTGCTCCTCCAGGCGTAGCTGCAAGCGCGATCGCTTATCACCAATACACTCCTCTTTTCCCGCTACAAGACGATAGGAATTTACGCTCTATTTTCGTCGTTCGCCAAGATAACCCCGTCCGAGACTTGAAAGCGCTCAATGGCCAAACCATCGTCTTAGGCAAACAGGGTTCGGCAACGGGATATTATTTCCCTCTCTACAACCTTTATGGCTTGACGCTGGCTGAAATTATGTTTGCTCCCACGCCCAAAACAGTTCTTGAATGGGTGGCTCAAGGGAAAGCGACTGCTGGGGCAATTTCCGAGCAGGAATTCAATCTTTACAGTTCGCAGTTGGATTCTGTCCAATTGCGCGTGCTGTTTACCGATCCTCGCAATGTTCCGTCTGGTTCGGTTTTGATTGCACCTACAATAGAACGCAACCGCGAAGGCTACATCCGCCAAGTTATGAGCGATGCTCCCACTGCTTTAGCTCAAGAAGTGGGATATTTAGCCGATCGCTCGCTACCGGATTACCAATATATGATTTCTGTAGTCAAGCGGGTAAGAGCGATCGCTACTCACGTTCGCGAAAAGCCCGCTCGTTTAATAGCAAGCGAACCATCTTGA
- a CDS encoding CTB family bacteriocin, with protein sequence MTEPSNKINASMELSEQELDAVAGGTVVLGGNGPQALFQDGSTDFAQNQLQAAQKVSSNRDGSDTISLVAADAVKTDADQITKFINGVS encoded by the coding sequence ATGACAGAACCAAGTAACAAAATCAATGCCTCGATGGAACTTTCCGAACAAGAATTAGATGCTGTTGCAGGCGGTACCGTCGTTTTAGGCGGAAATGGACCTCAAGCTCTGTTTCAAGATGGGTCTACTGACTTCGCTCAAAACCAGCTACAAGCTGCTCAGAAAGTCTCTTCCAATCGCGACGGTAGCGACACCATCTCTCTGGTCGCTGCTGATGCGGTTAAAACCGATGCCGACCAGATTACCAAGTTCATCAACGGCGTTAGCTAA
- a CDS encoding CTB family bacteriocin produces MTEPSNKINASMELSEQELDAVAGGTVVLGGNGPQALFQDGSTDFAQNQLQAAQKVSSNRDGSDTISLVAADAVKTDADQIAKFINGAG; encoded by the coding sequence ATGACAGAACCAAGTAACAAAATCAATGCCTCGATGGAACTTTCCGAACAAGAATTAGATGCTGTTGCAGGCGGTACCGTCGTTTTAGGCGGAAATGGACCTCAAGCTCTGTTTCAAGATGGGTCTACTGACTTCGCTCAAAACCAGCTACAAGCTGCTCAGAAAGTCTCTTCCAATCGCGATGGTAGCGACACCATCTCTCTGGTCGCTGCTGATGCGGTTAAAACCGATGCCGACCAGATCGCCAAGTTCATCAACGGCGCTGGCTAA
- a CDS encoding cyclic nucleotide-binding domain-containing protein → MTDVLLKELSNSDIDWLLTTGTQEEIPPGTAILRQGQPVEALYILLDGALTVSVSQANNNPLGRAFAALEGGEMSGREIARLSSGEMLGEMPFLEASLSATTVKAIEKSLILSVPQQQLTQKLQEDLSFAAHLYRAIAIQLADRQAKMVSEIGHSTIVLGQPQLREILFVFAELHDSDIDWMISAGSAIRVPAGTVLVRGGRPIEALYILLDGKLTLSVSENDGNPLMRAFSNLEGSEISGREFARLSKGDLVGETSFVEASPPGVAVAAIEDSLVLSIPRWRLAAKLLHDEGFAARFYRVLAILLADKQQGIISRLGYGRLSYSKGQSLDEDCNYENEINSDFLAQVALAGTRFNWMLKKIQGR, encoded by the coding sequence ATGACAGACGTTCTACTCAAAGAACTTAGTAATAGCGATATTGACTGGTTGCTGACGACGGGAACCCAGGAAGAAATTCCTCCTGGTACGGCAATCCTCCGTCAAGGACAACCTGTCGAGGCACTATACATTTTATTAGATGGAGCATTAACAGTTTCCGTCTCTCAAGCTAACAACAATCCCTTAGGTCGTGCTTTTGCTGCCTTAGAAGGTGGCGAAATGTCAGGGCGCGAGATCGCTAGATTATCAAGCGGAGAGATGCTGGGAGAAATGCCCTTTTTAGAGGCTTCCCTATCTGCTACCACCGTCAAAGCGATCGAAAAGTCGCTGATCTTGTCAGTGCCACAGCAGCAACTGACCCAAAAACTGCAAGAAGATCTCAGTTTTGCCGCTCATCTTTACCGAGCGATCGCAATTCAACTTGCAGACAGACAGGCAAAAATGGTTTCCGAGATCGGTCATAGTACTATTGTTCTCGGTCAGCCTCAGTTGCGAGAAATCCTCTTTGTATTTGCGGAACTGCACGATAGCGACATCGATTGGATGATTTCTGCTGGAAGTGCGATTAGAGTTCCTGCGGGTACAGTTCTCGTCCGTGGAGGAAGACCGATTGAAGCGCTGTATATTCTACTGGATGGAAAATTGACCCTTTCCGTCTCCGAGAATGATGGCAATCCCTTGATGCGGGCTTTTTCAAACTTGGAAGGCAGCGAAATTTCGGGACGGGAGTTCGCCAGATTATCTAAAGGCGACTTAGTAGGAGAAACGTCTTTTGTAGAGGCTAGTCCTCCCGGAGTCGCTGTCGCAGCGATCGAAGATTCGCTGGTATTGTCAATTCCTCGGTGGCGGTTAGCGGCAAAACTGTTACACGATGAAGGTTTTGCTGCCCGGTTTTATCGAGTGCTGGCAATTTTACTTGCCGACAAACAGCAGGGAATAATCAGTCGCCTCGGCTATGGCAGGCTCAGCTACAGCAAGGGTCAGTCTCTAGATGAAGACTGCAACTATGAGAACGAAATAAATTCCGATTTCTTAGCTCAAGTAGCATTGGCTGGCACCAGATTTAACTGGATGCTCAAAAAGATTCAAGGCAGGTAA
- a CDS encoding Mo-dependent nitrogenase C-terminal domain-containing protein, translating into MISIAKTVLDSALVRPLRQWLEDIDIRDPQVAKFICKLVPAQCPFERKISMFNRTILYIPPLCKLNPLYEQIVGLRFKSLSYLADICNEDITIYC; encoded by the coding sequence ATGATAAGCATAGCTAAAACTGTTTTGGATAGCGCTCTAGTGCGTCCGCTGCGCCAGTGGCTTGAAGACATAGATATTCGCGATCCTCAAGTTGCTAAGTTTATCTGCAAGCTCGTCCCAGCGCAGTGTCCTTTTGAGCGGAAGATCTCAATGTTTAATCGCACAATCCTTTACATTCCACCGTTGTGCAAACTAAATCCTCTTTACGAGCAAATCGTCGGTCTTCGTTTCAAGTCTCTGTCTTATCTTGCAGATATATGCAACGAGGACATAACGATTTACTGCTAA
- a CDS encoding DUF3365 domain-containing protein, with the protein MLGKLKLGTKFTLLLTLVFLGGILLSGVTLSKAIQHEVEKDITTKAEILMQAMNSVRNYTSNNIEPLLENRLATEPEFIPETVPAFAAREVFEQFRDRPEYKSFFYKEAALNPTNLRDRADEFESKLVERFRMQPKLTQLSGYRAKAYAAKSEGTLFFIARPLKIAQASCLKCHGSVSAAPKNMIATYGTQGGFGWKLNEVVAAQTIYVPANEVSARGRQYLTLAMGVFCVIFAVVVLLLNWLLKRTVIHPINQLTATAHKVSTGNMTTEQLGVFDTPSIAQLARRSDEPGQLTRAFQHMAREVAARELNLTRMVKRRTAQLAKIMEEAEQARARAEEANKAKSRFLSNMSHELRTPLNVILGFTQLMARNSLLTPKQQEYLDTIDRSGEHLLGLINDVLEIAKIEAGKVALNENNFDLYGLLNWLQQMFRLKAESKGLELSFDLSPNLPRYIRTDESKLRQVLLNLLGNAMKFTQAGSVRLRASSVIGHRSLVIGTKDEGLMTIHFEVEDTGSGIAAEELESLFEPFVQAEAGRNSQQGTGLGLPISREYVRLMGGDLTVESRLGEGTIFQFDIQTSPVQADELRSYQEESTRQVIGLEAGQPSYRILVVEDKPENRQLLVGLLIPVGFEVREAINGREAIALWQNWSPHLIWMDLRMPEMDGLEATKQIKAAGEKAPIIIALTGSAFEEDRIAALSAGCDDFVRKPFRVEVIFEKIAEHLGVRYLYSFPQWRSGVVENLPDLSQLSRLQPDELREALAAMPQQWVKQLHQAALKVNAKQILMLVEQLPQPNDYLANTLTYLVNNFCFEEIIALTQQVARE; encoded by the coding sequence ATGCTTGGAAAACTAAAGCTTGGCACTAAATTTACCCTATTACTAACGCTAGTTTTTCTGGGTGGCATCCTATTGAGCGGCGTTACCCTATCGAAGGCAATCCAGCACGAAGTTGAGAAGGACATCACCACCAAAGCAGAAATCCTGATGCAGGCGATGAACTCTGTCAGGAACTATACGAGCAATAATATCGAACCGCTCCTAGAAAATCGGCTAGCAACCGAGCCGGAGTTTATTCCCGAAACCGTACCCGCCTTTGCCGCGCGGGAAGTCTTCGAGCAATTTCGCGATCGCCCCGAATACAAAAGCTTCTTCTATAAAGAAGCCGCGCTCAATCCTACCAATTTACGCGATCGGGCAGATGAGTTTGAAAGCAAGCTAGTAGAACGATTTCGCATGCAACCCAAACTCACCCAGCTCTCTGGCTATCGAGCCAAGGCATACGCAGCCAAGTCAGAAGGAACCCTGTTTTTCATCGCCCGTCCGTTAAAGATCGCGCAGGCAAGTTGTCTGAAATGTCACGGCAGTGTTTCAGCAGCCCCCAAGAACATGATCGCTACCTATGGGACCCAAGGGGGGTTTGGCTGGAAGCTCAATGAAGTGGTTGCAGCTCAAACGATTTACGTCCCAGCCAATGAGGTGTCGGCTCGCGGTCGCCAATATTTAACCTTAGCGATGGGCGTTTTTTGCGTCATCTTTGCGGTGGTAGTGCTGCTGCTCAACTGGTTGCTCAAGCGCACAGTCATTCATCCCATCAACCAACTGACGGCAACTGCCCATAAAGTCAGCACCGGAAACATGACGACCGAACAATTGGGAGTATTTGACACTCCTAGCATTGCCCAACTGGCTCGACGATCTGACGAACCAGGACAGCTTACCCGTGCTTTCCAGCACATGGCACGCGAAGTTGCTGCCCGCGAGCTAAACCTGACTCGGATGGTAAAACGGCGTACCGCCCAACTGGCTAAAATTATGGAAGAAGCGGAACAAGCCAGAGCTAGAGCAGAAGAGGCAAACAAGGCTAAAAGTCGATTTCTCTCCAACATGAGCCACGAATTGCGCACCCCTCTCAACGTCATCCTCGGCTTTACCCAATTGATGGCTCGCAATAGCTTGCTCACTCCAAAACAGCAGGAATACTTGGACACCATCGACCGTAGTGGCGAACATTTACTGGGATTGATTAATGATGTGCTAGAAATCGCCAAAATTGAGGCAGGCAAGGTTGCGCTCAATGAAAACAATTTCGACCTCTATGGTTTACTAAACTGGCTGCAACAAATGTTTCGGTTAAAAGCCGAATCCAAGGGACTAGAGCTTAGCTTTGACTTGTCCCCCAACCTGCCCCGTTATATCCGTACTGATGAAAGCAAGCTGCGCCAGGTTCTCCTAAACCTATTAGGCAATGCGATGAAGTTTACGCAAGCTGGAAGCGTGAGGCTAAGAGCGTCATCAGTCATCGGTCATCGGTCATTGGTCATTGGTACGAAAGACGAAGGACTGATGACAATTCATTTTGAAGTAGAGGATACTGGTTCTGGTATTGCCGCTGAAGAACTTGAGAGTCTCTTTGAACCTTTTGTCCAAGCTGAGGCTGGTCGGAACTCTCAGCAAGGAACTGGACTCGGCTTACCTATTAGCCGAGAATACGTGCGCCTAATGGGTGGAGACCTTACCGTCGAGAGTCGCTTGGGAGAAGGTACGATTTTTCAGTTTGACATCCAAACCAGCCCAGTTCAAGCGGACGAGTTACGAAGCTATCAAGAAGAATCCACACGGCAGGTTATAGGTTTAGAAGCCGGACAGCCTTCTTATCGCATTCTGGTTGTAGAAGATAAGCCAGAAAATCGTCAGTTACTGGTGGGGTTGCTTATCCCAGTCGGCTTTGAGGTGCGGGAGGCAATTAATGGGCGAGAAGCGATCGCGCTCTGGCAAAACTGGTCGCCTCACTTAATCTGGATGGATTTACGAATGCCAGAAATGGACGGGTTGGAAGCGACCAAACAGATTAAAGCCGCAGGCGAGAAAGCCCCCATCATTATTGCCTTAACCGGAAGCGCGTTTGAAGAAGACCGCATCGCGGCTCTGTCGGCAGGCTGTGACGACTTTGTACGCAAACCTTTTCGAGTCGAGGTCATCTTTGAAAAGATAGCCGAGCACTTGGGAGTGCGCTACCTCTATAGTTTTCCCCAATGGCGTAGCGGGGTGGTAGAGAACTTGCCAGATTTGTCCCAACTGTCGCGGCTTCAACCAGACGAGCTGAGAGAGGCTCTCGCTGCGATGCCGCAACAGTGGGTGAAACAATTGCATCAAGCTGCCCTCAAAGTTAATGCCAAGCAGATTCTCATGCTCGTCGAACAACTTCCTCAGCCCAACGATTATTTAGCCAATACCCTAACCTATTTAGTTAATAACTTCTGTTTTGAAGAAATCATCGCCTTAACCCAACAAGTAGCTAGAGAATAA
- a CDS encoding DUF3365 domain-containing protein, protein MFKNLKLATKFTLFLLLVLLGGISVSGIALSEALEHRAKDEIDYRAQVLMEMVNSIRDYTNTHINPLLTPSLETQPEFIPEAIPSFAAREIFEKFRNNKEDKNYFYKDATLNPTNLRDKADEFEISIIEQFRANPELQTLSGYRNLLAERLYYSARPFAIKQQSCLRCHSTPEVAPKSQLETYGTENGFGWKLDEIIGSQIIYVPASQVFENTRLTFSLVIAIFIAIFTAVILLINFLLKKNVIQPIKPMARLAQQLGNDTADAEGEREIELKKLTAIAKRSDELGQLGRVFQRMAHEVRDREQRLRQQVQALRIEIDQTKIRHQVNEIADNTYFQRLQQEAKDIRGKWKDSDEKE, encoded by the coding sequence ATGTTTAAGAATCTCAAGCTTGCCACTAAATTTACTTTATTTCTATTGCTGGTTCTCTTAGGCGGGATCTCAGTCAGTGGAATAGCGTTGTCAGAGGCTCTCGAACACAGAGCTAAAGATGAAATAGATTATAGGGCACAGGTTCTCATGGAAATGGTGAACTCGATTAGGGATTATACCAATACCCATATTAATCCCCTTTTAACGCCTAGCCTGGAAACTCAACCAGAATTCATTCCTGAAGCAATACCAAGCTTTGCTGCTAGAGAGATCTTTGAAAAATTTCGCAACAACAAAGAAGATAAAAATTACTTTTACAAAGATGCCACACTTAACCCGACAAATTTGCGCGATAAAGCTGACGAATTTGAAATTAGTATTATCGAGCAATTTCGCGCTAACCCAGAGTTACAAACTCTATCGGGTTATCGAAATTTATTGGCAGAGAGACTTTATTATAGCGCTCGCCCTTTTGCCATCAAACAACAAAGCTGTCTTCGCTGCCATAGCACTCCAGAGGTTGCTCCCAAGAGCCAATTAGAAACCTACGGAACAGAAAATGGTTTTGGGTGGAAGCTTGATGAAATTATTGGTAGCCAAATTATTTATGTTCCAGCTAGTCAAGTTTTTGAAAATACTCGTCTTACTTTTTCTTTAGTCATCGCAATTTTTATTGCGATTTTTACCGCAGTCATTTTGCTTATTAATTTTTTGCTCAAGAAGAATGTAATCCAGCCTATCAAACCAATGGCTCGGCTAGCTCAACAGCTTGGTAACGATACAGCAGATGCCGAAGGGGAGCGAGAGATCGAGCTTAAAAAGTTAACGGCGATCGCCAAGCGCTCGGACGAGCTAGGACAGTTGGGACGAGTCTTCCAACGAATGGCTCATGAAGTCCGCGATCGCGAGCAACGCCTAAGACAACAGGTGCAGGCACTTCGCATCGAGATCGACCAAACCAAAATAAGGCATCAGGTAAACGAGATCGCAGACAATACCTACTTCCAAAGGTTACAGCAAGAGGCAAAAGATATTAGAGGTAAATGGAAAGACTCTGATGAAAAGGAGTAA
- a CDS encoding CTB family bacteriocin, with product MTEPTNKINASVEMSEQELDAVAGGVFILGGRPQALFQKGSTDFAQNQLVAAQKVSSNRNGSEAQSLVVADAVKTDADQITEFINGAG from the coding sequence ATGACAGAACCAACCAACAAAATCAATGCCTCTGTAGAGATGTCTGAGCAAGAATTGGATGCTGTCGCAGGCGGTGTATTCATTCTCGGAGGAAGACCTCAAGCACTGTTCCAGAAAGGTTCTACCGACTTCGCTCAAAATCAGCTAGTCGCTGCTCAGAAGGTCTCTTCCAATCGCAATGGCAGTGAAGCTCAATCTCTAGTCGTTGCTGATGCGGTGAAAACCGATGCCGATCAGATTACTGAGTTCATCAACGGCGCTGGCTAG
- a CDS encoding CTB family bacteriocin: MTKLEILQIKEEIMSDEIAPMGGEAEELSEEELDAVAGGADIFFSSSFYEESATSIARQTTVTPEGSSSSFVFKSLHIITGAFQFIGLGLGSADDIPKIGGLDLNKKR, from the coding sequence TTGACCAAACTTGAAATCCTACAAATTAAGGAGGAAATTATGTCAGACGAAATCGCTCCCATGGGTGGTGAAGCTGAAGAATTATCCGAGGAAGAATTAGATGCTGTAGCAGGTGGTGCAGATATATTTTTTTCTAGCTCTTTTTATGAGGAAAGTGCCACGTCGATCGCTCGGCAAACCACTGTGACTCCTGAAGGTAGTTCATCATCATTTGTTTTCAAGTCTTTGCACATAATCACTGGTGCTTTCCAATTTATTGGCTTGGGACTTGGATCGGCAGATGACATCCCTAAAATTGGAGGTTTAGACTTAAACAAAAAACGTTAA
- a CDS encoding NHLP bacteriocin system secretion protein: MVTEKSNLFRQKALERSASPERLDRLVQVVSPKHWLPLTALGTLVAAGLSWSIMGRVPIAVSGQGVLVYPSKVVSFQSSSSGQLQTVNVQVGDYVKKGQVLATIDKSDIKKQLQQQRDKLVELQAQDRDAKLLQYQRTQLAKVAIAQQRQGIWQNLRVTQELSPILRDKGLLALEQQRQELRQRLQDSLALAPTLKERLERRKWLQNEGAISQDTVLEAQQTYLDSLARIADIKSQLKALDVRQVEAETNYRQNLNQIVSLQAQLKDLDTQEKTLAEQDFQASINRQNQILETKRIIGQLELQAKGSQITSKYSGRILELAVAPGQVLSEGTRLGSIAAEASSAKLVSVAFLPVSEGKKIQKGMKMQITPTTVQRERYGGIVGTVTNVSAFPVTKDGALSLVGNPDLVQSLMSQGPQIQVFAELQPDKSTFSGYQWSSSKGPQVKISPGTTTAVRVTVEERAPITFVLPILRSWSGID; encoded by the coding sequence ATGGTTACCGAAAAAAGCAATCTGTTTCGCCAAAAAGCTCTAGAGCGTTCTGCTTCTCCCGAACGGCTAGATCGCCTCGTGCAAGTCGTCAGTCCCAAGCACTGGCTGCCTTTGACCGCTCTCGGCACCTTAGTAGCAGCAGGGCTAAGCTGGAGTATTATGGGTCGAGTTCCGATCGCGGTTTCCGGTCAAGGCGTATTGGTCTACCCTAGCAAAGTTGTCTCTTTCCAGTCATCTAGTTCGGGGCAGTTGCAGACCGTCAACGTACAAGTTGGCGACTATGTGAAAAAAGGACAGGTGCTGGCAACGATTGACAAATCAGACATCAAGAAGCAATTACAGCAGCAGCGTGACAAGCTAGTGGAACTACAAGCTCAGGATCGGGACGCTAAACTGCTGCAATACCAACGAACTCAACTGGCAAAAGTTGCGATCGCCCAGCAGCGTCAAGGGATTTGGCAAAATCTCCGAGTCACTCAGGAGCTGAGTCCTATTCTCAGAGATAAAGGACTGCTCGCGCTCGAACAACAGCGACAAGAACTAAGGCAACGCTTGCAGGACTCGCTGGCATTGGCTCCGACTCTCAAGGAAAGACTGGAGAGGCGCAAATGGTTGCAGAATGAAGGGGCTATTTCACAGGATACCGTACTAGAAGCACAACAGACTTACCTAGATAGTCTCGCGAGGATCGCCGATATTAAAAGTCAGTTGAAGGCACTCGATGTCAGACAAGTTGAGGCAGAAACTAACTATCGTCAAAACCTCAACCAGATTGTCAGCCTTCAAGCGCAATTGAAAGATTTGGATACTCAAGAAAAAACTCTCGCCGAACAAGATTTTCAAGCTTCAATTAACCGACAAAATCAGATCCTCGAAACAAAGCGGATTATCGGCCAATTGGAATTGCAAGCCAAGGGTAGCCAAATTACCAGTAAATACAGCGGACGCATATTAGAACTAGCAGTGGCTCCCGGACAAGTTCTCAGCGAAGGAACCCGACTTGGTTCTATCGCAGCAGAAGCTTCATCCGCCAAGCTAGTTAGTGTCGCATTTTTGCCAGTGAGCGAAGGCAAAAAAATCCAAAAAGGCATGAAAATGCAAATTACGCCCACCACAGTGCAGCGAGAACGATATGGCGGCATTGTGGGTACTGTTACCAATGTCTCAGCCTTCCCCGTCACTAAAGATGGTGCTTTGAGTTTGGTAGGAAATCCAGACCTCGTGCAGAGTCTGATGTCTCAAGGTCCTCAAATCCAAGTATTCGCAGAACTCCAACCAGACAAATCGACCTTTAGCGGCTATCAGTGGTCTTCTTCCAAGGGTCCGCAGGTGAAAATTTCTCCCGGAACCACAACCGCAGTGCGAGTCACCGTTGAAGAACGCGCGCCCATCACCTTTGTCTTACCCATCCTCAGATCTTGGAGTGGCATAGATTAA